In the genome of Streptomyces collinus, one region contains:
- a CDS encoding nuclease-related domain-containing protein, with amino-acid sequence MVIWERAAYEGAWVQPLLDDLARNRPGDAVRRKIQELQPNPLLRLLDRWRPGSEIRSWSDGLTGERITGKRLNSLRSRGWFTLHAIQWASGADIDHLAIGPAGVFSINSKRHRGKSVWYGDAAITVNGAVQRHISIGQSEARRVSRALSRRCGIDVPVRPVISVVHAAKLTVKNANPPVLVLAVEDLGRVLSGLSPVLQPDQVAHIYGAARDARTWAA; translated from the coding sequence GTGGTGATCTGGGAGAGAGCCGCGTACGAGGGGGCATGGGTGCAGCCGTTACTAGACGACTTGGCACGGAACCGGCCGGGCGACGCGGTGCGCCGCAAGATCCAGGAGTTGCAGCCGAACCCACTGCTGAGACTGCTTGACCGGTGGCGGCCCGGGTCGGAGATCCGTAGTTGGTCAGATGGCCTTACAGGGGAACGCATCACCGGCAAACGATTGAACAGCCTGCGGAGCCGAGGTTGGTTCACCCTTCATGCCATCCAGTGGGCGAGCGGCGCAGACATCGACCACCTCGCCATCGGCCCGGCTGGCGTCTTCTCCATCAACTCCAAGCGACACCGGGGCAAGTCCGTTTGGTACGGCGACGCTGCGATCACGGTGAACGGGGCCGTGCAGCGCCACATCTCGATCGGTCAGTCTGAGGCGCGCCGCGTTTCCCGCGCCTTGTCCCGGCGCTGTGGGATCGATGTGCCCGTCCGCCCCGTGATCTCCGTGGTGCACGCGGCGAAGCTCACCGTGAAGAACGCCAACCCTCCGGTACTCGTCCTCGCGGTTGAAGACCTGGGCCGGGTCCTGTCGGGGCTGTCGCCGGTGCTCCAGCCCGACCAGGTGGCGCACATCTACGGTGCGGCGCGGGACGCCCGGACCTGGGCTGCCTGA
- a CDS encoding LysR family transcriptional regulator: protein MAPDTVSLRYFLVLAQELNFTRAAARIGIAQPALSARMRRLEAELGTALLVRNTRSVVLTTAGAALAESAPPALAALDRAWDTARSAAAGELGTLRIGYSLSTGAETAPALVDRLIRGNSGLEVGAVPMATPEISPAVADGRIDAGITRGEQPGRGVRRFLLRRARIGVQLAQHHPLAEHPEIEIADAAAYPLRLPDRAANPVIHDQLSALFRDTRPHPRFHTPAVSFDMSQRDLRDGVTLAPAGEAAATAQPAGLTWRPLRGAPSLTIHLVLPREQSPLHRRIRAVAKTLAHELHWLPD, encoded by the coding sequence GTGGCGCCGGATACGGTGAGCCTGCGGTACTTCCTGGTGCTGGCGCAGGAGTTGAACTTCACCCGCGCGGCCGCACGGATCGGTATCGCACAGCCCGCACTCAGCGCCCGGATGCGCCGATTGGAGGCGGAACTCGGTACGGCCCTGCTGGTCCGCAACACGCGCAGCGTCGTATTGACCACGGCCGGTGCGGCTTTGGCGGAGTCCGCGCCGCCCGCGCTGGCGGCGCTGGACCGGGCATGGGACACCGCCCGGAGCGCGGCGGCCGGTGAACTGGGCACGCTGCGCATCGGATACAGCCTCAGCACCGGGGCCGAGACGGCACCGGCCCTGGTGGACAGGCTGATTCGCGGCAACAGCGGACTCGAGGTCGGCGCGGTCCCGATGGCGACACCGGAGATCTCCCCCGCGGTCGCCGACGGCCGCATCGATGCCGGGATCACCCGCGGTGAACAGCCGGGCCGTGGCGTGCGCCGGTTCCTGCTGCGGCGCGCGCGCATCGGGGTCCAGCTGGCGCAGCACCATCCGCTGGCCGAACACCCGGAGATCGAGATCGCCGACGCGGCCGCATATCCGCTGCGACTCCCGGACCGTGCGGCCAACCCCGTGATCCACGATCAGCTGTCCGCACTGTTCCGAGACACCCGACCACACCCTCGATTCCACACGCCCGCAGTCTCTTTCGACATGTCTCAGCGCGACCTGCGCGACGGGGTCACCCTCGCCCCGGCCGGAGAAGCCGCGGCCACGGCACAACCGGCCGGTCTCACCTGGCGACCGCTGCGAGGCGCGCCCAGCCTGACAATCCACCTGGTCCTCCCACGCGAGCAGTCGCCACTACACCGCCGCATCCGTGCCGTCGCCAAAACCCTGGCGCACGAGCTGCACTGGCTGCCGGACTGA